In a genomic window of Nitrospirota bacterium:
- a CDS encoding DUF948 domain-containing protein: MVNQILFVLITIAFLIMVAFLIPTIIQLRRTAKTIDEFLKTTQQSLKPLLDNLDGTVQTTNKIAHGIEDSIRNIRDFAQAVGNIGRLLNDINRLLKGTGASFAIKTASLGVAIKTALGVLVKGILKGGK; the protein is encoded by the coding sequence TTGGTAAATCAAATTCTTTTTGTGTTAATAACGATTGCCTTTTTAATTATGGTAGCATTCCTTATTCCAACAATTATCCAGTTAAGAAGAACTGCAAAGACTATAGATGAGTTCTTAAAAACCACCCAGCAGTCTTTAAAGCCACTTCTCGACAACCTTGATGGGACAGTTCAGACCACCAATAAGATAGCGCATGGGATTGAGGATTCCATTAGAAATATAAGGGATTTCGCACAGGCTGTAGGAAACATAGGGCGTCTGCTTAATGATATAAATAGACTGCTCAAAGGCACTGGTGCGTCTTTTGCGATTAAAACCGCAAGTCTTGGCGTTGCAATAAAGACTGCCCTCGGCGTTTTGGTCAAGGGTATTTTGAAAGGAGGCAAGTAA
- a CDS encoding fructose 1,6-bisphosphatase codes for MTEKITLSVIKADVGGYVGHTCVHPDILEAARDKLSFAVEKGLLIDGHVTRCGDDLELIMTHKKGIDNSDIHKFSWNVFLECTEIAKKLKLYGAGQDILSDSFTGSVKGMGPGVAEMEFTERKSEPIIIFMADKTSPGAWNLPLYQMYADPFNTAGLVIDPSMHEGFKFEVLDVFEHKRIFLSCPDEMYDLLMFIGAMRRFMIKNVYRKDGEIAASASTQKLSLIAGHYVGKDDPVLVVRCQAGFPAVGEALEPFAFSHLVEGWMRGSHHGPLMPVAFYEANPSRFDGPPRVIAAGFQITHGKLLGPRDLFDDPAFDDARKKANEVANYLRHHGPFEPHRLGLEDMEYTTMPQLMKKLEARWEKEG; via the coding sequence ATGACTGAAAAGATTACCCTGAGTGTAATAAAGGCCGATGTAGGTGGATATGTTGGCCACACATGCGTCCATCCGGATATTCTTGAGGCTGCGAGGGATAAGCTTTCATTTGCGGTTGAAAAGGGTCTGCTGATTGATGGCCATGTCACCCGTTGCGGTGATGACCTTGAACTGATAATGACCCACAAAAAAGGCATAGATAATTCCGATATCCATAAGTTTTCATGGAATGTATTTCTTGAATGTACAGAAATAGCTAAAAAACTTAAACTCTACGGAGCTGGCCAGGACATATTAAGCGATTCCTTCACCGGGTCAGTTAAAGGGATGGGCCCCGGGGTTGCTGAGATGGAGTTTACAGAACGTAAAAGTGAGCCAATAATTATCTTTATGGCTGATAAGACCTCACCTGGCGCCTGGAATTTACCGCTTTATCAGATGTATGCAGATCCCTTTAACACAGCAGGGCTGGTTATAGATCCCTCAATGCATGAAGGTTTCAAATTCGAGGTTCTTGATGTATTCGAGCACAAAAGAATTTTCCTCTCATGCCCGGACGAAATGTATGACCTTCTCATGTTTATTGGAGCAATGAGGAGGTTCATGATAAAAAATGTTTACAGGAAAGACGGAGAAATCGCAGCATCTGCTTCAACACAGAAATTGAGCCTGATAGCAGGCCACTATGTAGGCAAAGATGACCCCGTCCTTGTTGTGAGATGTCAGGCAGGCTTTCCAGCAGTAGGTGAAGCATTAGAACCATTTGCCTTCTCACACCTTGTTGAGGGCTGGATGAGAGGCTCTCACCACGGCCCGCTTATGCCTGTTGCCTTTTATGAGGCTAACCCATCGAGGTTTGACGGCCCACCGAGGGTCATTGCAGCAGGTTTTCAGATTACTCACGGGAAACTCTTAGGCCCGCGTGATCTCTTTGACGACCCCGCCTTTGATGATGCAAGGAAAAAGGCCAATGAAGTAGCAAACTACCTCAGGCATCATGGCCCCTTCGAGCCCCACAGGCTTGGACTTGAAGACATGGAATATACGACAATGCCTCAGTTAATGAAGAAGTTAGAGGCACGGTGGGAAAAAGAGGGATAG
- a CDS encoding MTH1187 family thiamine-binding protein, translated as MLVEFSIVPIGVGSSIGDQLAEVLKIVDTSGMPYKVNPMGTVVEGEWDAVMGLIQKCHKRMMELCDRAITTISIDDRKGKPSRLNEKVASVERRIGKPLRK; from the coding sequence ATGCTTGTAGAGTTCAGTATAGTCCCGATAGGGGTGGGAAGCAGTATCGGAGATCAGCTGGCAGAGGTGCTGAAGATCGTGGATACCAGTGGAATGCCTTATAAGGTAAACCCTATGGGTACGGTTGTGGAGGGCGAGTGGGATGCAGTTATGGGCCTTATTCAGAAATGCCACAAACGCATGATGGAACTGTGTGACAGGGCTATAACAACAATTTCAATTGACGATAGAAAAGGCAAGCCGAGCAGGCTTAATGAGAAGGTTGCATCAGTAGAGAGGAGGATAGGGAAGCCTTTAAGGAAATAG
- a CDS encoding YtxH domain-containing protein, whose translation MSEERGFSTGSVFLAFLIGGAVGAGLALLMAPQSGRETRQKIRELTEDVRERAADYAHQVKGKVESTVEKGRGYVDEKKSLISTAVEAGKEAYEKEKEKLSKERQA comes from the coding sequence ATGAGTGAAGAAAGAGGTTTTTCCACAGGGAGCGTCTTTTTAGCATTCCTTATAGGAGGCGCAGTTGGTGCTGGTCTTGCATTATTGATGGCTCCACAGTCTGGCCGCGAAACCAGGCAGAAGATCAGAGAATTAACAGAGGACGTGAGAGAGAGAGCTGCTGATTATGCTCATCAGGTCAAAGGGAAAGTAGAGTCCACAGTAGAGAAGGGGAGAGGCTATGTTGATGAGAAAAAATCTTTAATTTCAACAGCAGTTGAGGCCGGGAAAGAGGCATATGAGAAGGAAAAAGAAAAGCTCTCTAAGGAACGGCAGGCTTAG